A region of Ornithodoros turicata isolate Travis chromosome 5, ASM3712646v1, whole genome shotgun sequence DNA encodes the following proteins:
- the LOC135395191 gene encoding uncharacterized protein K02A2.6-like, translating into MAATEAYSEQFQGADWATWAERLTFFFETQGITDPIKKRAQLLTRCGPQTFATIRALLAPRSLHDATYQEIVELLRKHYDPQPSEVFSRCKFQRRDQQAGESINTYVTALRKLAADCNFGAASTPTGTAVETAASSTGAGTATSPATSSTMLPLDIMLRDRFVCGIKDSNLQQRLFAERDLTFSKALDFALRAESAAAEQHGVKASQEEVHKVKLQQKDGYRTRKNQRKVSCYRCEGAHFARDCKYKNARCRFCKKVGHIEAACRKKKAAGKSGTNLLTEDEDGATSLDDLYHVAQKVSNSKFLTTLLVNDKPVQFEVDSGAACSLIAEEMYKNTWPEKPPPLAPGTVQLKTWSGEGLDILGSTTVVVQSRRKKCMLPLLVIRGSVASLLGRNWFRPLQIEVSGINYVNGDCLERILEEHKEAFGKDIQGHRGDRVDIQLQDRATPKFCRARPVPFALREEVCAELQCLEQQGIIEPVQHSEWATPVVCVRKKDNTIRLCGDYRSTINAAAMKADYPLPTPDEVMSKLQGGTLFSTLDMTQAYQQLRVTETTAQQLTINTVKGLYKVKRLPFGIAAAPAIFQRFVEKLLAGTDGIAVYLDDIIISGADQQQHNRRLETVLARLEQSGLRLKKTKCKFARTEVEFLGHNITGSGVRPTDAKIRALLKAPEPTSKETLQSFLGMLAFYDRFLKDRATTAAPLYKLLAKNATWKWTTEHKTAFEALKEQICHAPVLAHYDPHRPLILSCDASPYGVGAVLAQEDNEGNERPVAFASRTLGPAERNYSQLDKEGLAIVYAVVHFHMYLAGRHVQIYTDHKPLLGILGTTKPVPQLTSPRMLRWCVKLAAYSYDLSYRPGKLNSNADVLSRLPLPSTDDEPCHPADVLMFEALSRPPLTAEEISSATQSDPVLSEVYTAIKAGTLYKLRDAQFRQFRARATEFSFHRGCILRGSRVVIPQSKKKQALELVHAGHRGIVAMKACARSYMRWCGIDNDIGEMAKTCIICGKNKKSPAKVVQPEWTRPSSPWHTIHLDFAGPIRGITFLVIVDAYSKWMEVRQVERPNSATVIRVLRGLFATFGIPQKAVSDNGTAFVSEEMKEFYRRNGVKCVTAAPYHPATNGQAERMVGYFKRALSKETSGTLATQVSRILFKQHTTCHATTGKTPARLMFGRELPSALDGLLPKRHTSQLDKLPESRTLHEGDVVLIRNFRSKPTWVQGDVTRRVGRRSWIVRTEDGECRRHIDHIRLLRRKAQLLDTGTSPLLAWDIGDTEDQVTRNEETSSVPPPLEGRPKRVRRKPDRYGDFVSE; encoded by the coding sequence ATGGCAGCGACTGAGGCATATTCAGAACAGTTTCAAGGTGCCGACTGGGCCACATGGGCGGAACGCTTGACGTTCTTCTTCGAAACGCAAGGAATCACAGACCCTATTAAAAAAAGGGCCCAACTGCTTACAAGATGCGGACCCCAGACGTTTGCGACGATTCGAGCTTTGCTCGCTCCTCGGAGCTTGCATGACGCCACGTACCAGGAGATTGTGGAACTGCTCCGGAAGCACTACGACCCGCAACCCTCCGAGGTTTTCAGCAGATGCAAATTCCAAAGGAGAGATCAACAAGCTGGGGAATCCATTAATACCTACGTAACAGCACTGCGTAAACTTGCAGCTGACTGTAACTTCGGTGCTGCGTCCACTCCGACAGGAACAGCGGTGGAAACAGCGGCGTCATCAACAGGTGCTGGCACCGCTACGTCACCGGCGACTTCGTCCACGATGCTTCCGCTTGATATTATGCTCAGAGATAGATTTGTCTGTGGCATAAAGGATAGCAATCTGCAACAACGACTATTTGCGGAAAGGGACCTAACGTTCAGCAAAGCACTGGATTTTGCGTTGCGGGCAGAAAGTGCAGCGGCTGAGCAACATGGCGTGAAAGCATCTCAGGAAGAAGTACACAAGGTAAAGCTCCAACAGAAAGACGGCTATAGGACAAGGAAAAACCAACGCAAAGTTAGTTGCTACCGTTGTGAAGGGGCACACTTTGCAAGAGACTGCAAGTACAAGAATGCCCGATGTAGATTCTGCAAGAAGGTGGGCCACATTGAAGCCGCGTGTCGTAAGAAAAAAGCAGCTGGCAAAAGCGGCACCAACCTGTTGACAGAAGACGAGGATGGAGCAACATCACTGGATGATCTGTACCATGTCGCGCAGAAGGTATCGAACTCCAAGTTCTTAACAACGTTACTCGTTAACGACAAGCCAGTACAGTTCGAAGTGGACTCTGGCGCGGCTTGCTCACTCATTGCCGAGGAAATGTACAAAAACACGTGGCCAGAGAAGCCGCCCCCACTAGCTCCGGGAACAGTACAGCTCAAAACATGGTCGGGTGAAGGGCTCGACATCTTGGGATCCACAACTGTCGTGGTCCAGTCCAGGAGGAAGAAGTGCATGTTGCCGCTATTAGTAATAAGGGGATCAGTAGCAAGTCTGCTTGGCAGAAATTGGTTTCGACCACTACAGATCGAAGTAAGCGGAATCAACTATGTCAACGGCGACTGCCTAGAACGAATACTCGAGGAACACAAAGAGGCCTTTGGAAAGGACATCCAAGGCCACAGAGGCGATCGGGTAGACATCCAGCTTCAGGATAGAGCAACGCCGAAATTCTGCAGGGCAAGGCCTGTGCCATTTGCCCTACGGGAAGAAGTATGCGCAGAACTACAATGCCTAGAACAGCAGGGGATCATCGAGCCGGTGCAGCATTCCGAGTGGGCAACTCCGGTGGTGTGCGTTCGGAAGAAGGACAACACCATACGACTATGTGGGGACTATCGGAGCACAATTAATGCAGCAGCGATGAAGGCGGATTATCCACTGCCTACGCCAGATGAGGTGATGAGCAAACTGCAAGGAGGCACGCTCTTTTCCACGTTGGACATGACACAGGCCTATCAACAGTTGAGAGTGACAGAGACAACCGCACAGCAGTTGACCATCAATACCGTGAAAGGCCTGTACAAAGTCAAGCGGTTACCATTTGGAATAGCAGCAGCTCCTGCTATATTTCAGAGGTTTGTCGAGAAGCTTCTAGCTGGCACTGACGGCATCGCAGTCTACCTAGACGACATCATTATCAGTGGAGCAGACCAACAACAGCACAATCGACGTCTGGAAACAGTACTGGCAAGACTGGAACAGTCCGGACTGAGACTTAAGAAAACAAAGTGCAAATTTGCACGTACCGAAGTGGAATTCTTAGGACATAACATCACAGGTTCGGGCGTGCGGCCGACAGATGCAAAAATACGGGCACTACTGAAAGCTCCTGAGCCAACGTCGAAAGAGACCTTACAGTCATTCCTCGGAATGTTAGCCTTCTATGATCGTTTTTTGAAAGACAGAGCAACTACGGCAGCACCACTCTATAAACTGCTTGCGAAAAACGCAACGTGGAAGTGGACCACGGAACACAAGACTGCATTTGAGGCGCTCAAGGAACAGATTTGCCATGCTCCAGTGCTGGCCCACTACGACCCACACAGACCACTGATACTATCATGCGACGCTTCGCCGTACGGCGTGGGTGCGGTACTCGCGCAAGAAGACAATGAAGGCAACGAAAGACCTGTCGCTTTCGCATCCAGGACCTTGGGACCAGCAGAGAGAAATTACTCTCAACTAGACAAAGAAGGCCTGGCAATCGTGTATGCGGTTGTacatttccacatgtacttaGCGGGTCGACACGTGCAAATATACACTGACCACAAGCCGTTACTCGGGATCCTCGGAACTACGAAACCTGTGCCACAGTTGACGTCGCCCCGAATGCTGAGATGGTGCGTTAAGCTTGCTGCCTATAGCTACGATCTAAGCTATCGTCCGGGAAAGCTGAACTCGAATGCCGACGTTTTGAGCAGGCTGCCGTTGCCGTCTACAGATGATGAGCCGTGCCACCCAGCGGATGTGCTAATGTTCGAAGCATTAAGCCGTCCTCCCCTAACTGCGGAAGAAATCTCGTCAGCAACGCAGAGCGATCCAGTTCTTTCCGAAGTGTACACCGCTATTAAAGCAGGGACGTTGTACAAGTTACGAGACGCACAGTTTCGCCAGTTTCGGGCAAGAGCCACGGAATTTTCCTTCCACAGAGGCTGTATTCTGCGTGGATCAAGAGTGGTCATTCCACAAAGCAAAAAGAAGCAGGCGCTAGAGTTGGTGCACGCTGGTCACCGTGGCATCGTGGCTATGAAAGCCTGTGCCCGGAGTTACATGCGGTGGTGCGGTATCGACAACGACATAGGGGAGATGGCCAAGACGTGCATCATTTGCGGGAAGAATAAGAAGTCTCCCGCGAAGGTGGTACAGCCAGAGTGGACTCGACCCAGCAGCCCATGGCACACCATTCATCTAGACTTTGCTGGACCTATTCGAGGTATCACATTCCTAGTAATAGTGGATGCCTATAGCAAGTGGATGGAGGTCCGGCAAGTGGAACGTCCAAACTCAGCTACTGTGATACGAGTGCTCCGCGGCCTCTTTGCGACATTTGGAATTCCACAAAAAGCAGTGTCGGATAATGGAACTGCTTTTGTGTCCGAGGAGATGAAGGAATTCTACCGGAGAAACGGGGTTAAGTGCGTCACGGCAGCACCTTATCACCCTGCTACCAATGGGCAAGCCGAAAGAATGGTCGGTTATTTTAAACGGGCACTGTCGAAAGAAACTTCGGGAACGCTGGCTACGCAAGTTTCAAGGATATTGTTTAAGCAACACACAACGTGTCACGCGACAACGGGGAAGACCCCCGCAAGACTGATGTTCGGGCGAGAATTACCCTCGGCTCTGGATGGTCTCCTACCGAAACGTCACACCAGCCAGCTCGATAAGCTACCAGAATCAAGGACACTCCATGAAGGTGACGTGGTCCTCATCAGAAACTTCAGGAGCAAGCCAACATGGGTGCAAGGAGACGTGACCAGAAGAGTGGGTCGCCGTTCGTGGATAGTGCGCACAGAGGACGGCGAGTGCCGACGTCATATCGATCACATTAGGCTACTCCGACGTAAGGCACAACTGTTGGACACTGGCACTTCGCCTCTTCTGGCTTGGGACATAGGCGATACTGAGGATCAAGTTACCAGGAACGAGGAAACGTCGTCCGTTCCACCTCCTTTGGAAGGACGGCCTAAGAGAGTCAGAAGGAAACCAGATCGATATGGAGACTTTGTTTCGGAATAG